Proteins encoded by one window of Chryseobacterium aquaeductus:
- a CDS encoding helix-turn-helix domain-containing protein, protein MSLDTKLRKLREQKGWSQMDVAHQLDISQSAYNKWEAEQAKPTLPNLQKLAEIFEVDFLDLIHAQVPNIDMSNAKFENSQSLIFESTINTINYSSPELITKILDNQEQMTKLMENQSKLIEILLKKD, encoded by the coding sequence ATGAGCTTAGATACAAAACTTCGTAAGCTGAGAGAGCAAAAAGGCTGGTCTCAGATGGATGTAGCCCATCAGTTGGATATCTCTCAATCTGCTTACAACAAGTGGGAAGCGGAACAGGCAAAACCAACTCTGCCAAACCTTCAGAAACTAGCAGAGATTTTTGAAGTTGATTTTTTAGATTTGATACATGCACAAGTTCCAAATATAGATATGTCTAATGCGAAATTTGAAAACTCACAAAGTTTAATTTTCGAATCAACAATAAATACTATTAATTATTCGTCTCCAGAATTAATTACTAAAATATTAGACAATCAAGAACAAATGACAAAGCTTATGGAGAACCAAAGCAAGCTGATCGAAATTCTATTAAAAAAAGACTGA
- a CDS encoding DUF6705 family protein yields MKKINNQLTLLFIVITTIISCKAQTLPLNTALDNITLNSYLKDLDNELTPYIGTYQSNVNGNQITLFISKQDHTYMSSSKYKYYQDILIVRYTIKNSVGVTLQSTQNVNFINTTDKNLIHSISTRPNQNIVVLDYNGTNCEIGNGTIYLKMLNATQISWRYYAETVATSHDRCPPNVDKNIYLPEGENLIFTKQ; encoded by the coding sequence ATGAAAAAAATAAATAATCAACTTACATTACTATTTATAGTGATTACAACAATAATATCATGTAAGGCACAAACACTGCCTTTAAATACAGCTTTAGATAACATTACTTTGAATTCTTATCTAAAAGATTTAGATAATGAACTCACTCCATATATAGGAACATATCAATCTAATGTAAATGGTAATCAAATTACTCTCTTCATCAGTAAACAAGATCATACTTATATGAGTTCATCTAAATATAAATACTATCAGGACATATTAATAGTCAGATATACTATAAAAAATTCGGTAGGAGTTACCCTTCAAAGTACTCAAAATGTAAATTTCATAAACACAACAGATAAAAATCTAATTCATAGTATTAGTACAAGACCCAATCAAAATATTGTTGTATTGGATTATAATGGGACGAATTGTGAAATTGGAAACGGAACTATTTATTTAAAAATGCTCAATGCTACCCAAATCTCATGGAGATATTATGCTGAAACAGTGGCAACATCACATGATCGATGCCCACCAAATGTCGATAAAAACATATATCTACCAGAAGGAGAAAATCTGATCTTTACTAAACAATAA
- the murB gene encoding UDP-N-acetylmuramate dehydrogenase: protein MHENFSLKPYNTFGVEAIAKYFAEVHSTEELIEILKQSDAQRLPILFLGGGSNILLTKNFDGLAILLNLQGISEEIIGENEVLVTAKAGENWHKFVLFCLSKNYGGLENLSLIPGNVGTSPMQNIGAYGIEIKDVFLSCKVLNLETLEVEIFDLEKCRFGYRDSIFKQEGKGKYVILEVTFKLSTKNHFIKTEYGAIQSELEKSGIENPSIQDISQAVINIRQSKLPDPKVRGNAGSFFKNPTIPLVEFEKLKQKFENIQGYPNGKLVKVPAGWLIEQCGWKGKKIGNVASHKLQSLVIINATGNATGKEIYDFSTMIIDSVKEKFGIELEREVNTI from the coding sequence ATGCACGAAAATTTTTCTCTAAAACCTTACAATACTTTCGGTGTAGAAGCTATTGCAAAATATTTTGCAGAAGTGCATTCCACAGAAGAACTAATTGAGATTCTAAAACAGTCAGATGCCCAAAGACTCCCAATACTTTTTCTGGGAGGTGGAAGCAATATTTTGTTGACTAAGAATTTTGACGGATTGGCAATTTTGCTTAATTTACAGGGGATTTCAGAAGAAATAATCGGTGAAAATGAAGTTTTAGTAACTGCAAAAGCCGGCGAAAACTGGCACAAATTTGTACTGTTTTGTTTATCTAAAAACTACGGCGGACTAGAAAATCTATCCTTAATACCGGGAAATGTAGGAACTTCACCTATGCAAAATATCGGTGCTTATGGCATTGAGATCAAAGATGTTTTTTTAAGCTGCAAAGTATTAAATCTTGAAACATTAGAGGTTGAAATCTTTGATCTGGAAAAATGCAGATTCGGGTACAGAGATTCTATTTTCAAACAGGAAGGAAAGGGAAAATACGTGATTTTGGAAGTGACTTTCAAATTGTCCACAAAAAATCATTTCATTAAAACTGAATACGGCGCCATACAATCTGAATTAGAAAAATCAGGCATCGAAAATCCCAGTATTCAGGATATATCACAAGCAGTGATCAATATCAGACAAAGTAAATTACCAGATCCAAAAGTTAGGGGTAATGCGGGAAGTTTTTTTAAAAATCCTACGATTCCTCTGGTTGAATTTGAAAAATTAAAACAAAAATTTGAAAACATCCAGGGCTATCCAAACGGAAAACTTGTAAAAGTTCCGGCAGGTTGGTTGATCGAACAATGCGGCTGGAAAGGAAAAAAGATAGGAAACGTTGCTTCACACAAATTACAATCTTTGGTCATCATCAACGCAACCGGAAACGCGACCGGAAAAGAAATTTATGATTTTTCCACAATGATTATTGATTCCGTAAAAGAGAAATTTGGAATTGAGTTGGAAAGGGAAGTGAATACTATTTGA
- a CDS encoding pyridoxal phosphate-dependent aminotransferase, producing the protein MPNISNRAQQMPPSPVRKLVPFALKAKQRGTKVYHLNIGQPDIETPETALNALKNIDLKVLEYALSEGNIEYRKALTDYYHSLDFTDLTPDNFIVTNGGSEALNFAISTLCDDGDEVIIPEPYYANYNGFTSTFNVNVVAVPSTIDTGFALPPIEEFERKITAKTRAIIICNPGNPTGYLYTKEELQQLADIALKYDIVIISDEVYREYVYDGKQQISMFAFPELSENCIIIDSESKRYSMCGVRIGCLITRSKKIHDAAMLFAQARLSPVLLGQIAATAAHQNDGAYIRAVREEYTHRRNVLVDLLNEIPGVICPKPKGAFYCVAELPVDDTEVFAQWLLEKYSLNNQTIMVAPAGGFYSNPELGKKQVRIAYVLKEEDLRKSVAILKSALENYNSDLRIK; encoded by the coding sequence ATGCCTAACATATCAAACAGAGCACAACAGATGCCGCCTTCACCGGTACGAAAACTAGTTCCCTTTGCCCTTAAAGCAAAACAGAGAGGAACCAAAGTATATCATTTAAACATCGGACAGCCGGATATAGAAACACCGGAGACAGCTCTTAATGCTTTAAAAAACATTGATTTAAAAGTATTGGAATATGCACTTTCTGAAGGAAATATCGAATATAGAAAAGCATTGACAGATTATTATCACTCTTTGGATTTTACAGATCTTACACCAGATAATTTCATCGTTACCAACGGAGGTTCTGAAGCTCTGAACTTTGCCATTTCTACCTTATGTGATGATGGTGATGAAGTAATCATCCCTGAGCCTTATTATGCTAACTACAACGGATTCACAAGCACTTTTAATGTAAACGTAGTTGCCGTGCCATCCACCATTGATACAGGTTTTGCCTTACCTCCAATAGAAGAATTTGAGAGAAAAATCACAGCAAAAACGAGAGCAATTATCATTTGTAACCCGGGAAATCCTACAGGTTATCTTTATACAAAAGAAGAACTTCAGCAACTAGCTGACATTGCTTTAAAATATGACATCGTTATTATTTCGGACGAAGTTTACAGAGAATACGTTTACGACGGAAAGCAGCAGATTTCTATGTTTGCATTTCCGGAATTGAGCGAAAATTGCATCATTATCGATTCAGAATCTAAGCGTTATTCGATGTGTGGAGTAAGAATCGGATGTCTGATTACACGCTCAAAAAAAATACACGATGCCGCCATGCTTTTTGCACAAGCAAGATTGAGCCCTGTATTATTAGGACAAATTGCAGCCACAGCGGCACACCAAAATGACGGAGCTTACATAAGAGCCGTGAGAGAAGAATACACACACCGACGAAATGTATTGGTAGACTTATTAAATGAAATTCCGGGAGTAATCTGTCCTAAACCAAAAGGTGCTTTCTATTGCGTTGCAGAACTTCCTGTAGACGATACTGAAGTATTTGCACAATGGCTTTTAGAAAAATATTCTCTCAACAACCAAACAATCATGGTAGCTCCGGCAGGAGGATTTTACAGCAATCCTGAACTGGGTAAAAAACAGGTAAGAATTGCTTATGTACTTAAAGAAGAAGATTTGAGAAAAAGTGTAGCTATTTTGAAATCTGCTCTGGAAAACTACAATTCCGATCTAAGAATTAAATAA
- a CDS encoding DUF1801 domain-containing protein yields the protein MQFPATSIEDYISQIPEERQVVFKKLFDTITENLPKGFQKGVSYGMVGWDVPLETFPAGYHCTPGSPLPFMGLASQKNFIALYHMGIYAKPELLDWFVAEFPKHSKRKLDMGKSCIRFKKMDEIPFELIAELSKKMNVDEWISIYETQFKK from the coding sequence ATGCAATTTCCCGCAACTTCAATAGAAGATTATATTTCACAAATTCCTGAAGAAAGACAGGTTGTATTCAAGAAACTGTTTGATACTATTACCGAAAATCTGCCGAAAGGTTTTCAGAAAGGAGTTAGCTACGGAATGGTGGGCTGGGATGTTCCTTTAGAAACTTTTCCTGCAGGTTACCATTGCACGCCGGGTTCACCGCTTCCTTTTATGGGATTGGCTTCTCAGAAAAACTTTATTGCGCTCTATCACATGGGAATTTATGCAAAGCCAGAACTTTTAGATTGGTTTGTGGCAGAATTTCCGAAACATTCTAAAAGAAAGCTGGATATGGGGAAATCGTGTATTCGCTTCAAAAAAATGGATGAAATTCCTTTTGAATTAATCGCTGAACTGAGTAAAAAAATGAATGTAGATGAATGGATATCAATTTATGAAACCCAATTTAAAAAATAA
- a CDS encoding YiiX/YebB-like N1pC/P60 family cysteine hydrolase: MKPNLKNNFASKSFAITLIILLLLSCKNSMVSGLKNGDLLFVTAKDSGLSGAINNVTQKQKSASFDHIGILEKNGKSLSVLHAAPKGGSQKQNLDEFLKDQENDGQKVVVYRLKSEFQNAVPNAILKANSMVGKPYNFNYILDENFYYCSDYVERAFRENHIFKLEPMTFVDPKTGKTNAFWEEFYNKKNLKVPEGEPGCNPNGLAASDKLERIKEL, encoded by the coding sequence ATGAAACCCAATTTAAAAAATAATTTCGCCTCAAAATCATTCGCAATTACGCTGATTATTCTTCTTCTATTGAGCTGTAAAAATTCGATGGTTTCAGGTTTAAAAAACGGAGATTTACTTTTTGTAACAGCAAAAGACAGCGGATTATCGGGAGCGATCAATAATGTTACCCAAAAACAAAAAAGTGCATCTTTCGACCATATCGGGATTTTAGAGAAGAACGGAAAATCTTTATCTGTACTTCATGCTGCACCAAAAGGTGGTTCTCAAAAACAAAATTTAGATGAGTTTTTAAAAGATCAAGAGAATGACGGACAAAAAGTAGTGGTCTACAGATTAAAATCTGAATTTCAAAATGCAGTTCCCAACGCCATTTTAAAAGCAAATTCTATGGTTGGGAAACCCTACAATTTTAATTATATTTTAGACGAAAACTTTTATTACTGCTCAGATTATGTAGAAAGAGCATTTAGAGAAAATCATATTTTTAAATTGGAACCGATGACTTTTGTTGATCCGAAAACCGGTAAAACAAATGCGTTTTGGGAAGAATTTTACAATAAAAAAAATCTCAAAGTTCCGGAAGGTGAGCCTGGTTGTAATCCGAATGGTTTGGCGGCTTCAGATAAACTTGAACGGATAAAAGAATTGTAA
- the murA gene encoding UDP-N-acetylglucosamine 1-carboxyvinyltransferase, whose protein sequence is MSGTFQIRGGKRLQGEITPQGAKNEALQILCAVLLTDEEVRIKNIPDIHDVNRLIEILGDFGVKVTKNGHGDFTFKADVVNFDYIKSDEFKKDGARLRGSIMLMGPMLARYGEAYMPTPGGDKIGRRRLDTHFQGLVELGAEFNYDEEEYFYSLKAKELNGKFILLEEASVTGTANIVMAATLAKGKTRIYNAACEPYLQQLCKMLNRMGAQISGIGSNLLTIEGVTHLNGTEHTMLPDMVEIGSWIGLAAMTKSEITIKNVNWDHLGVIPNTFRKLGIQLEQSGDDIYIPAQEHYKIQKFIDGSILTISDAPWPGFTPDLLSIILVVATQAKGSILVHQKMFESRLFFVDKLIDMGAQIILCDPHRATVIGLNQESPLRGTTMVSPDIRAGNALLIAALSAEGKSIIHNIEQIDRGYENIDGRLKAIGADIERI, encoded by the coding sequence ATGAGTGGGACATTTCAAATAAGAGGAGGAAAAAGACTGCAAGGTGAAATTACTCCACAAGGGGCAAAAAATGAAGCTCTCCAAATCTTATGTGCGGTTTTGTTAACGGATGAAGAGGTAAGAATAAAAAACATTCCGGATATTCATGATGTCAACAGACTGATTGAGATCTTAGGAGATTTTGGCGTAAAAGTAACCAAAAACGGACATGGCGACTTTACATTCAAAGCAGATGTTGTCAATTTTGATTACATAAAATCTGACGAATTCAAAAAAGACGGTGCCAGACTGAGAGGATCTATCATGTTGATGGGCCCAATGTTGGCTCGCTATGGTGAAGCTTATATGCCAACGCCTGGAGGTGATAAAATCGGAAGAAGAAGATTGGATACGCATTTCCAAGGTTTGGTAGAACTGGGTGCAGAATTCAATTATGATGAGGAAGAATATTTCTATTCATTAAAAGCTAAAGAACTCAACGGAAAATTTATCCTTCTGGAAGAAGCTTCTGTAACGGGAACTGCTAATATTGTAATGGCAGCAACTTTAGCAAAAGGTAAAACAAGAATCTACAACGCAGCCTGCGAACCTTATCTGCAACAGCTATGCAAAATGCTCAACAGAATGGGAGCACAGATCTCAGGAATTGGTTCAAATTTATTAACGATTGAAGGAGTTACTCACCTGAATGGTACGGAACACACGATGCTTCCAGATATGGTGGAAATAGGTTCGTGGATTGGCCTTGCAGCCATGACAAAATCTGAAATTACCATCAAAAATGTAAATTGGGATCATCTTGGCGTTATTCCGAATACTTTCAGAAAACTGGGAATTCAGCTTGAGCAAAGCGGTGACGATATTTACATTCCTGCTCAGGAACATTACAAAATTCAAAAATTTATCGACGGATCTATCCTTACGATTTCTGATGCACCCTGGCCAGGGTTTACTCCGGATTTACTTTCTATCATTTTAGTCGTTGCAACTCAGGCAAAAGGGAGTATTCTCGTTCATCAAAAAATGTTTGAATCTAGATTATTTTTCGTTGATAAATTGATAGACATGGGAGCACAAATCATTTTGTGTGATCCTCACAGAGCGACCGTTATCGGTTTAAACCAAGAATCACCACTTCGAGGAACAACAATGGTTTCTCCTGACATCAGAGCCGGAAATGCACTTTTGATCGCTGCACTTTCCGCAGAAGGAAAATCAATCATCCACAACATTGAGCAAATAGATCGTGGTTATGAAAATATAGACGGAAGATTGAAAGCAATTGGAGCTGATATTGAGAGAATTTAA
- a CDS encoding DUF4290 domain-containing protein, producing the protein MEYNTQRTQLNMPEYGRIIQQLVERCKELSTKEDRNEMAMAIIDFMGQRNPQLRDEENYKHKLWDHLYILAKHDLDIDPVYPFPTKEELEEKPKRMEYPKLQGDFKFYGKSILQLIENAIGLEPGDEKEALIEVIANNMKKSYNVYNKEHVTDDVIFRHLKELSANRLDLTNIEALEKSKIYYATANRNNLNKNSNNRNQSNNTNNNINKRRFTNNNNNNKNRR; encoded by the coding sequence ATGGAATACAACACCCAAAGAACTCAGCTTAATATGCCGGAATATGGCAGAATCATACAACAACTGGTTGAGCGTTGCAAAGAACTTTCTACAAAAGAAGATAGAAACGAAATGGCAATGGCAATCATTGATTTTATGGGTCAAAGAAACCCACAACTAAGAGACGAAGAAAATTACAAACATAAACTTTGGGATCATTTATATATTTTGGCTAAACATGATCTGGACATCGATCCCGTTTATCCTTTCCCAACAAAAGAGGAACTTGAGGAAAAACCCAAAAGAATGGAATATCCCAAACTTCAGGGTGATTTTAAATTTTACGGAAAAAGCATTCTTCAATTGATAGAAAACGCAATCGGACTAGAACCAGGAGACGAAAAGGAAGCCCTGATTGAAGTGATTGCCAACAATATGAAGAAGTCTTACAATGTGTACAACAAAGAGCACGTAACGGATGATGTGATTTTCCGTCATTTGAAAGAGCTTTCTGCCAACAGACTTGATCTTACTAATATTGAAGCACTTGAGAAGAGTAAAATTTATTACGCTACAGCCAACCGTAATAATCTCAACAAGAACAGCAATAACAGGAACCAAAGCAATAATACTAACAACAATATTAACAAAAGAAGATTCACAAATAACAACAACAATAATAAGAATAGAAGATAA
- a CDS encoding alpha-amylase has product MKKTLLVSLLAVGFFNSCHNNEEIINDTPKQLEVHNKVVNVTNHDGKPFNTGNTNSQNGKFIAGPGGGVMMQGFYWDVPDGGIWWNTVKDKVTDWSNAGMSAIWLPPASKAQNGPYSMGYDPTDYYDFGNYNQNGTVETRFGSKTELEGLITKAHAENMQVYADIVLNHNSGGQSQANPFTGTNTWTDFSGVASGKFQRSYNEFYKNSYGNNDEGAFGGFPDLCHASPYVQNWLWEREDSVGKYYKNVMKFDGWRFDYVKGFGPWVVNTWNSNIGGFSVGELWDSNVNTLEWWANNANSSVFDFAAYYKMDEAFDNGNLNVLNDDMMWKRNPYKAVTFVANHDTDIINNKMLAYAYILTHEGYPTIFYRDYEEWLNKERLNNLIWIHNNKATGNTSILYTDNDEYIARRNGYNGNPGLVVYINNSSYWQERWIPTNWASQQIKDFTGHSSWYPTTQGDKWVKIQCPPKSYSAWSLNQ; this is encoded by the coding sequence ATGAAAAAAACACTTTTAGTTTCCTTACTGGCAGTAGGGTTTTTTAACTCATGTCACAATAATGAAGAGATCATTAATGACACTCCGAAGCAGTTGGAAGTTCACAACAAAGTTGTAAATGTTACCAACCATGATGGTAAACCTTTCAACACAGGAAACACAAATTCACAGAATGGTAAATTCATTGCCGGTCCGGGTGGTGGAGTAATGATGCAGGGTTTCTATTGGGATGTTCCGGATGGCGGAATCTGGTGGAATACGGTGAAAGACAAAGTTACCGATTGGTCAAACGCCGGAATGAGCGCAATCTGGCTTCCGCCTGCTTCAAAAGCGCAAAACGGTCCGTATTCAATGGGATATGATCCTACAGATTACTATGATTTTGGGAATTATAATCAAAATGGAACAGTAGAAACCCGTTTTGGATCAAAAACCGAACTTGAAGGACTGATTACAAAAGCTCATGCTGAAAATATGCAGGTATATGCAGACATTGTACTCAATCACAATAGTGGCGGTCAGTCTCAGGCAAATCCTTTCACGGGAACGAATACATGGACAGATTTTTCAGGTGTTGCCTCAGGTAAGTTTCAAAGAAGCTACAACGAATTTTATAAAAATTCTTACGGCAATAATGATGAAGGAGCTTTCGGAGGTTTCCCGGATCTCTGTCATGCAAGTCCCTATGTACAAAACTGGTTGTGGGAGCGTGAAGATTCTGTCGGAAAATATTACAAAAATGTAATGAAATTTGACGGCTGGAGATTTGATTATGTGAAAGGTTTCGGACCATGGGTGGTTAACACATGGAATTCTAATATCGGTGGATTTTCTGTAGGAGAACTTTGGGATTCAAATGTAAATACGCTTGAATGGTGGGCAAACAATGCAAACAGTTCGGTTTTTGATTTTGCTGCCTATTATAAAATGGATGAAGCTTTTGATAACGGAAATCTTAATGTTCTGAACGACGATATGATGTGGAAGAGAAATCCATACAAAGCAGTGACCTTCGTTGCCAATCATGATACCGATATTATCAATAATAAAATGTTGGCTTACGCTTATATTTTAACTCATGAAGGATATCCTACTATTTTTTACAGAGATTATGAAGAATGGTTAAACAAAGAAAGACTGAATAATTTGATCTGGATTCATAATAATAAAGCAACAGGAAATACTTCTATACTTTACACAGATAATGATGAGTACATTGCCAGAAGAAATGGCTACAATGGAAATCCGGGATTAGTAGTGTACATCAATAATTCATCATACTGGCAAGAAAGATGGATTCCTACCAACTGGGCCAGTCAGCAAATCAAAGATTTTACAGGTCATTCATCGTGGTATCCTACAACTCAGGGAGACAAATGGGTGAAGATTCAGTGTCCTCCAAAAAGTTACTCTGCTTGGTCACTAAATCAATGA
- a CDS encoding thiol-disulfide oxidoreductase DCC family protein, which yields MEEKWKDKHIVFFDGECGVCNFWVQWILERDKKNEFMFASLQSEFGQKFLTERNLETKQFNTMYLWKPNSYYLIKSQAVLKIANLLGGIYKLSVVGKIFPSLFRDKIYDKISENRMKLANQKCYLPTPHQRKKFIEI from the coding sequence ATGGAGGAAAAATGGAAAGACAAACATATTGTATTTTTTGACGGAGAATGTGGCGTGTGCAACTTTTGGGTACAATGGATTTTGGAGAGAGACAAAAAAAATGAATTCATGTTTGCTTCTTTGCAATCCGAATTTGGACAAAAATTTCTTACCGAACGAAATCTGGAAACCAAACAATTTAACACCATGTATCTTTGGAAACCTAACTCTTATTATCTGATAAAGTCTCAAGCGGTTTTAAAAATCGCCAATTTACTCGGCGGAATTTATAAACTTTCTGTTGTGGGAAAAATATTTCCTTCTTTATTCAGAGATAAAATTTATGATAAAATTTCTGAAAACAGAATGAAATTAGCAAATCAGAAATGCTATCTACCAACACCACATCAAAGAAAGAAATTTATTGAAATTTAA
- a CDS encoding heme-binding domain-containing protein, which yields MKKILIAFLVAFVIIQFFPIDKTNPPVNEGMDFLRIKNTPAEIANVITTSCYDCHSNETKYPWYSSIAPSSWFLKNHINEGRKHLNFSTFAMYEPKRQIHKMEECIEMIEKKEMPLESYFLGHQDAKLTDRQREELITYFKKQIEDTKIKMQ from the coding sequence ATGAAGAAAATACTTATTGCTTTTTTGGTGGCATTCGTTATCATCCAGTTTTTTCCGATTGACAAAACAAATCCGCCTGTGAATGAAGGAATGGATTTTTTGAGAATTAAAAATACTCCTGCGGAAATAGCAAACGTGATAACCACTTCTTGTTACGACTGTCATTCAAATGAAACAAAATATCCGTGGTATTCTAGCATTGCGCCATCCTCTTGGTTTTTGAAAAACCATATTAATGAAGGGAGAAAGCATTTAAACTTCTCAACATTTGCAATGTACGAACCGAAAAGACAGATTCACAAAATGGAAGAATGTATCGAAATGATTGAGAAAAAAGAAATGCCTTTAGAATCGTATTTTTTGGGACATCAAGATGCAAAACTAACTGACCGTCAAAGAGAAGAACTCATCACCTATTTTAAAAAACAAATAGAGGACACGAAGATAAAAATGCAATAA
- the der gene encoding ribosome biogenesis GTPase Der — MSNIVAIVGRPNVGKSTLFNRLLERREAIVDSTSGVTRDRHYGKSDWNGVEFTVIDTGGYEVNSEDVFQEEISKQVQLAIDEATSIIFMMNVDEGLTDTDYEINELLRRSDKKVYFVINKVDSSKEELDATEFYQLGIEKYYTLSSATGSGTGEILDDVVKDFPTTDYKDPFEGLPKITIAGRPNVGKSTLTNALLDKERNIVTDVAGTTRDSIQTLYNKFGYEFVLVDTAGMRRKSKVNEDLEFYSVMRSIRSIEYSDVVIIMVDATVGWESQDMNIFGLAQKNRKGIVIVVNKWDLVEDKHTNTIRDFEQSIKEKIGQFSDIPILFVSALTKQRILKAVEMAMVVYEDRKKKIKTSKLNEVMLPIFERTPPPANKGKFIKIKYCVQLPTPSPQFVFFCNLPQYVKEAYKRFTENQLRKEFGFTGVPIEVYFRQK, encoded by the coding sequence ATGTCAAATATCGTAGCTATAGTTGGGCGTCCCAACGTAGGAAAATCAACACTTTTTAATCGTTTGCTGGAAAGAAGAGAAGCTATTGTAGATTCTACTTCCGGTGTTACAAGAGACCGTCATTACGGAAAATCTGATTGGAACGGAGTAGAATTCACCGTTATCGATACAGGTGGTTATGAGGTAAATTCCGAAGACGTTTTCCAGGAAGAGATCTCCAAGCAGGTACAGTTAGCCATCGATGAGGCTACATCAATCATCTTTATGATGAATGTAGATGAAGGGCTTACAGATACTGATTACGAAATCAACGAATTGCTGAGAAGATCTGATAAGAAGGTATATTTTGTAATTAATAAAGTAGATTCTTCAAAAGAAGAACTGGATGCTACAGAATTTTATCAGCTCGGAATAGAGAAATATTATACTTTGTCTTCTGCCACAGGTTCTGGGACAGGAGAAATTTTGGATGATGTTGTAAAAGATTTTCCAACTACAGATTATAAAGATCCGTTTGAAGGTTTGCCAAAAATCACCATCGCAGGTAGACCAAACGTAGGGAAATCTACTTTGACAAATGCTTTGCTTGATAAAGAAAGAAATATCGTAACAGACGTTGCAGGTACTACAAGAGACAGTATACAAACGCTTTACAATAAATTTGGATACGAGTTTGTGCTGGTAGATACTGCAGGAATGCGTCGTAAGTCTAAGGTAAATGAAGATCTGGAATTCTATTCTGTAATGAGATCAATTCGTTCGATCGAATATTCTGATGTCGTGATCATCATGGTTGATGCAACAGTTGGTTGGGAATCTCAGGATATGAATATCTTCGGATTGGCTCAGAAAAACAGAAAAGGAATTGTAATCGTGGTTAATAAATGGGATTTGGTAGAAGACAAACATACCAATACCATCAGAGATTTCGAACAGTCAATTAAAGAAAAAATCGGGCAGTTCAGTGATATTCCGATTCTTTTTGTTTCAGCTTTAACGAAACAGAGAATTCTGAAAGCTGTCGAAATGGCAATGGTTGTTTACGAAGATCGTAAGAAAAAAATCAAAACTTCAAAACTGAATGAAGTAATGCTTCCGATTTTTGAACGTACTCCGCCACCTGCAAACAAAGGAAAGTTTATCAAAATCAAATATTGTGTACAGCTTCCAACGCCGTCTCCACAGTTTGTATTTTTCTGTAATCTTCCACAATACGTGAAAGAAGCTTACAAAAGGTTTACAGAAAATCAATTGAGAAAAGAATTTGGCTTTACCGGAGTTCCGATCGAAGTATATTTCAGACAAAAATAA